The Dyadobacter sandarakinus DNA window GCAGTGCGGACTACCATCATATCGAACAAAAACTGCTTGATCCCGAAAACAGATCCTATGATGAGCAGTATTGGGAAACACGCACTTTTGCGCCTTCCTGTATGCTGTTTTATTTAGGGGTAAATAAAAAAATAGAAAAGCTCAGACACCACAACCTGTTTTTTGACGAAGATTTTGAAGGCCATGCTATCGACATTTACAAGCATAAGAAGTGGCCCGAAAAACCCCTCTTTTACGTATGTTGCCCCTCACGTACAGACCCCTCCGTAGCACCTGACGGCCAGGAAAATCTGTTTGTGCTGATGCCGATCGCCATCGGTCTGGACGATGTGGAAGCGACCCGCGAAAGCTATTACCATATGCTGATGGGCAGACTTGAAGCGTTTGCAGGAGAAGATGTCCGCGGTCACGTGGTATTCCGGCAAAGCTACTGCACCTCCGATTTTATCAAAGATTACAATGCCTACAAAGGCAATGCCTACGGGCTTGCCAATACCCTTCTGCAAACCGCCATTTTCAAGCCGAAGCTCAGGAGCAAAAAGCTGGACAACCTGTTTTATGCAGGGCAGCTGACGGTACCCGGGCCCGGCGTGCCTCCCTCCATCATTTCAGGACAAATCGCAGCAAACGAACTACTAAAATTCCTAAACAGGTAAGCAATGAAGGCACTTTTTGACAGTTTATCAACCTCCTGCAGCAAAACCACGACACAGCTTTACAGTACCTCATTTTCGCTCGGCATCTACTTTTTAAAAAGTAAGTTTCACCACCCTATTTATGGCATTTACGGGTTTGTAAGGTTGGCAGACGAGATCGTGGACAGCTTCCACGGCTACCGGCAGCAGGAGTTAATGGAGCAGATCAGGCGGGAAACCGAGCAGGCAATTGCCAACAAAATCAGCATTAACCCCATTCTCAACAGCTACCAGCATGTGGTGCACAAGTACAAAATTGAATGGGAACTGACCGACACGTTTCTGAAAAGCATGGAGATGGACCTGCTTCACAAAGATCACACGCCTGATTCCTACAAGGAGTACATACTCGGTTCGGCGGAAGTGGTGGGACTGATGTGCCTGCGGGTATTCAGCGAAGGGAACGAAGCGCTTTATGCAGAACTGAAACCTTACGCCATGAAGCTGGGATCGGCCTTTCAGAAGGTCAACTTCCTCCGCGATCTCAAGGCCGACTACCAGACACTGGGACGCACCTACTTTCCGGGCGTTAATTTCAGCCAGTTTTCCGCCAGGGAAAAAGAGCTGATTCAGCAGGAGATTGAGGACGACTTCGAGGAGGCTCTGGTGGGGATCAGAAAATTGCCAGCGGGGTCGAGACGAGGCGTATACCTGGCTTATTACTATTATAAAAAACTTTTCCTGAGAATCAAGGAAACGCCGGCGGAAAAGGTAATGAACGCCCGCATCCGTATTCCGGACTATGACAAGTTCGGGATGATGTTCCGGTGTTTGGTAAGGCACCAGTTTGATCTTTTATAACGTTTTTTGGTTATAATGTCATCTGATGTTTTTTCAAAACCCTGCATTATGTCTGACCAGGTAGTACTAGTGAATGAAGAAGACGAGGCGATCGGGCTGATGCCCAAGCTGGAAGCCCATCAGAAAGGAGTCCTGCACCGCGCCTTCTCTGTATTTGTTTTTAATTCAAAAGGTGAAATGCTGCTGCAAAGAAGGGCTTTCGGCAAGTATCATTCGGAAGGACTCTGGTCCAATACGTGTTGCAGCCACCCGCTGGACGGCGAAACCACCTACCTCGGCGCCGTGCGCCGGCTGCGTGAGGAAATGGGCATTACTGCTGAACTGAATTTTCTTTTTACTTTTCAATACAGGGCGTCGCTGGAAAACGGACTCACGGAGCACGAGCTCGATCATGTTTTCTGGGGTGTTACAGACGACCTGCCGGAGCTGAATCCCGAGGAAGCTTCGGATTTCAGGTATCTGACGACCAGTGAGATCCGTGCTGACGTAGCTGCAAATCCCGGCGCTTACACCGAATGGTTTAAGATTTGTCTCTCAGAGGTGCTGGACAAAATCCCCCTGCCCTGAACATCAACCTGCTTTAAAATATCATTAAATGGAAACCTGGATCATTAACACAGCGATTGTACTGGCCGCATTCGTGGGTATGGAAGTTGTAGCCTGGCTGGCACACAAGTACCTGATGCATGGCGCACTTTGGTTTTTGCATCACGACCATCACCAGCGCGACGACGGTGATTTCTTTGAAAAAAACGACTACTTTTTCGTGCTTTTCGCCATTCCGGGCATCCTGGCCCTACTTTCTGGCCTGCGCGGCGGTGTCAATCCGCTTTTCTGGATAGGCCTGGGGATTACCTTGTATGGTTTTACGTACTTCCTGGTACACGACATTTTTATTCACCAGCGCTTCAAAATGTTTCGCAAGACGGAATCAGTATACCTGAAAGCCATACGCCGCGCGCACAAGATGCACCACAAGCACCTCGGCAAGCACGACGGCGAATGCTTCGGAATGTTGTGGGTGCCGCTTAAATATTTCAGGGAAGCCCGTAACAATGC harbors:
- a CDS encoding phytoene/squalene synthase family protein: MKALFDSLSTSCSKTTTQLYSTSFSLGIYFLKSKFHHPIYGIYGFVRLADEIVDSFHGYRQQELMEQIRRETEQAIANKISINPILNSYQHVVHKYKIEWELTDTFLKSMEMDLLHKDHTPDSYKEYILGSAEVVGLMCLRVFSEGNEALYAELKPYAMKLGSAFQKVNFLRDLKADYQTLGRTYFPGVNFSQFSAREKELIQQEIEDDFEEALVGIRKLPAGSRRGVYLAYYYYKKLFLRIKETPAEKVMNARIRIPDYDKFGMMFRCLVRHQFDLL
- the idi gene encoding isopentenyl-diphosphate Delta-isomerase, translated to MSDQVVLVNEEDEAIGLMPKLEAHQKGVLHRAFSVFVFNSKGEMLLQRRAFGKYHSEGLWSNTCCSHPLDGETTYLGAVRRLREEMGITAELNFLFTFQYRASLENGLTEHELDHVFWGVTDDLPELNPEEASDFRYLTTSEIRADVAANPGAYTEWFKICLSEVLDKIPLP
- a CDS encoding sterol desaturase family protein, which translates into the protein METWIINTAIVLAAFVGMEVVAWLAHKYLMHGALWFLHHDHHQRDDGDFFEKNDYFFVLFAIPGILALLSGLRGGVNPLFWIGLGITLYGFTYFLVHDIFIHQRFKMFRKTESVYLKAIRRAHKMHHKHLGKHDGECFGMLWVPLKYFREARNNAAR